The Thalassospira sp. TSL5-1 sequence CGAGGATGCCGAATGCAAGGCCAAGAATTTTCACCGTTTGACCGCCCGCGAGGATGCCCCCTTTGCCGATGCCATCGGCATGCTGGCCCGCGAAATGTTTACCGGCGAAAAGGCCCCGGATTCCGCCCGTAACCTGATCGATCTATGGCGTTCCGAGATCGAGGAAAAGGCCGGTGGCGACTTGGCAGAGCTTCAGTCGCTGCTGGATGATCAGGAAGCCTTTTCGCGCGGGATGCGCCGGTTGCTGGATCATTTGTCGCTGGAGGATGACCTGCTGGACGATCCGCCCGAACAGGAAGGCGATGATCAGGATCAGCAGGATGGTGAAGACGCCCCGGACAATGAACAGGAAAGCCAGGGTGGCGAGCAGGGCGATAGCGACGAAACCGACCCCGATGGCGATGATCAGCAGCAGGAAAGTGGCGCTGACGATGCGGAATCGGGCGAGGGTGATGTTGACGACCAGCAGCTTGACGCCCAGGCGCAGGAAGAACAGCCTGCCGGGCCGGGTGAACAGCCGGAATTTGACGGGCGCAATGAACCGATTGAGCGCGGATATGAGCCGTTTACCCGCGAATATGACGAAACCGTCTTTGCCGATGAATTGTGCGAAAGCATGGAGCTTTCGCGCCTGCGCGCCATGCTTGATAAACAGTTGGCAGCCCTGCAAAGCGTTGTGTCGCGCATTGCCAACCGCTTGCAACGTCGTCTGATGGCGCAGCAAAACCGTGGCTGGGACTTTGACCTTGAAGAAGGCATCCTCGATGCCGCCAAGCTGGCACGTATCGTTGCAACACCGTCAACGCCGCTGTCCTTCAAGCTCGAACATGATACCGATTTCCGCGATACGGTCGTGACGTTGCTGATCGATAATTCCGGCTCCATGCGCGGACGGCCGATTACCATTGCCGCTTTGTCGGCCGATATTTTGGCCCGCACGCTGGAACGCTGCGGGGTGAAGGTGGAAATCCTTGGTTTTACTACTCGGCAATGGAAAGGCGGGCAATCGCGCGAAGCCTGGGTGGATGCGGGCAAACCGCCCAAACCGGGCCGTTTGAATGATTTGCGCCATATTATTTACAAGGCTGCCGATACGCCCTGGCGTCGTGCACGCAAAAACCTGGGCCTGATGTTGCGTGAAGGGTTGCTCAAGGAAAATATCGACGGCGAAGCATTGCTGTGGGCCCATGACCGTTTGCTGGCGCGTAATGAACAGCGCCGTATTCTGATGGTGATTTCCGATGGTGCACCGGTGGATGATTCCACCCTGTCGGTCAATTCCGGCAATTATCTGGAACGGCATTTGCGCGAAGTGATTGACTGGATTCAAACCCGGTCGCCAGTTGAGTTGCTGGCCATCGGGATTGGTCATGACGTCACCCGTTATTACCAACATGCCGTGACAATCAACGACCCCGAAGAACTGGGCGGCACCATGCTGCGCGAACTTTCGGACCTGTTTGATGAAAAACCCAAACGTGGCCCCAAACGGCCGCTGCGCCATGTCGCGGCCGATACGGCCAGGGACAAGGGGCATGGTGACAAGGACCGCTGGTAATTTCTCTTTTGGTGCGCGGGGCAAACATGGGTGATATCACCCGTTTTGCCCCCAGTCCGACGGGGTATCTGCATTTGGGGCATGCTGCATCGGCGCTGTTTGCCGCGCAAAAGGCCGGTGCTGGTGGAAGGTTTTTGTTGCGGATCGAGGATATTGACCAGACCCGCTGCCGCCCGGAATTTATCACCGCCATATACGATGATCTTGCCTGGCTGGGCTTACACTGGGAACAGCCGGTGCGCATTCAGTCCGCCCATTTCAGCGATTATCAATCCGTGCTGGACCGTTTAGGTGAACGGGGCCTGCTCTATCCGTGCTTTTGCACCCGCAAGGAAATCCAGGCGGAAATTGCGCGCATCGGCAACGCCCCGCATGGGCCGGATGGTGCGCTTTACCCCGGTACGTGCCGCCATTTAAGTGCAATGGAACGCCAGGAGCGTATCGAGGCGGGCCAATCTTATGCCCTGCGGCTGGATATGGGGCAGGCGATAAAACAGGTGGGAAAACGGCTTTATTGGCATGATCGCAATGCCGGGCGGCAGGTTGCGGTGCCGGAAATTTTTGGTGACGTGGTGCTGGCGCGTAAGGATACCCCGACCAGCTACCATGTTTCCGTCACCCATGACGACCATTTGCAGGGCATTTCGCTGGTCACACGCGGCGAGGATTTGTTTTTCGCCAGCCACCTGCACCGCCTGTTGCAGGAATTGCTGGGCTATGACGTGCCGGAATATCATCATCACAAACTGCTGACCGGCCCGGACGGCAAACGCTTTGCCAAGCGCGATAAATCCGAAACCCTGCAATCCATGCGCGAAACAGGCGTGAGCGTTGATGATGTGATGGCGCGGATTGGCACATTATCCTGATAACCAGATCAGCCTGTATTTGTTTCCAGCAAATGGGGCCGCCCGTGGAACCAGTTGCGGATAAAATCGATGAATAAGCGGTTTTTAAGCGGTTGTGCGCCCTGATAGGGGTAAACAAGGCTTATGGGGCTGCGCGGGGATGTGTACTCATCCAGCCGCGTTTCAAGGCGCCCTGCATCAATTTCGGTCATGGCGATGTAGCGCGGCAGGCGGGCAATACCCAGCCCCTGGCACACGGCATTGCGGATCAGCGGGTAATGATTAAGCCGCAAATTGCCGTCCACCAGCACCGATACCGGGCCATCCTTGCCAAAAAACAGCCAGCGATGATCCTTGCAGTAATGAAAATTGTTGATGCAGTTATGGTGGCGCAAATCATCGGGCATGGTGACGGATGGGTGGTTTTGCCAATAGGCGGGGCTGGCGCATACCAGTTCGGAAAGCTGCCCTAATGGAATGGCGATTTGGTCCGGGTCGTCGGGCAGGCCCGCACGAATGGCCATATCAACCGGGTCGGCACGCAGGTCGCGATAGCGGTTTTCCAGCTCCAGTTCGATGATAATGCCAGGGTTTTGTGCCTGAAAACGGGCGATGATGTCGTTTAAAAATATCTCGCCAAACGATACCGGCACCGTAATGCGCACAATGCCCGTCGGGCTTTTGCGCAGGCTTTCAACCGCGTCAAAACCGGCATCGGCGGCCTCCCCCAGGCGTTGGCAATAAACCAGAAAAGCTGCGCCGGTTTCTGTCAATTCCAACCGCCGGGTGGAACGAAACAATAGCTTCGTTCCCAGGGCTTCCTCCAGCCGCGATATCTGCTGGCTGATTAATCCCTTGGAAACACGCAAAACCTTTGCCGCAGCAGTAAAGCCGCCTTGTTCGATCACAGTGGCAAAGCTGTGCATTTCTGTCAGATACTGTTTCATTGTTTATCATGTTAAACAAAATGTTTGATAATTGGTATGTTATCGATCCAATGTTGCCGTGAGAAGATCATTTCATCCTTTTCCAAAAGCAATGGAGATAACGTGATGAAAATTCTTCTGATTGGGGCCTCTGGCACGATTGGCAAGGCCGTTGCCGCCGAACTGGGCGCACGGCATGATATTATCACTGCCGGGCGCAGCAGTGGCGATGTACAGATCGACATTTGCGACCTGGCCAGTATTCGCGCTGCTTACGAAAAGGTCGGTGCGCTGGATGCGGTGGTTTCTACGGCGGGCAAGGTCCATTTTGGCGATTTTGCCGAAATGGATGATGAAAAATACCGCATCGGCATTAATGACAAACTGATGGGGCAGGTGAACCTGGTGTTGATTGGTCGGGATTATGTGACTGATCGGGCGTCTTTTACCCTGACAACCGGTATTCTGACCAAAGACCCCATTCGTTATGGCAGTTCGGCCTCGATGGTGAATGGTGCGGTCGAGGCATTTGTGCGGGCGGCGGCAATTGAAATGCCTGCCGGGCTGCGTATCAATGCGGTCAGCCCCGGTGTGATTGCCGAGGCAATGGAGGGATATGGCCCCTTCTTTCGCGGGCATGACCCGGTGCCTGCGGCAAAGGCGGCTCTTGGTTATGCCAAGTCGGTTGAAGGGTTACAAACAGGCCAGATTTTCGAGCTGTTCTAAAACGGGCTTGCGGGTATCTTTGTGAAAAATGCGCCAGAATATGATCCGGCGCATTTTTTTATTAAACTTGTATTGTTTAGTAACTATCCCTTGCGCTCCTGGGGATTTATTCCATTTATAGCGCGAAAGATGACGGCTGTTGGGGGACAGGTTGTCGCATGCGAACCCAAGAGATGTGTCAAGATGATACTGTTTTACATGCCGGGGGCTTGTTCACTCTCGACTCATATATCCCTGCTCGAAACAGGTGAGCAATTTCGCCTCGTTAAGGTGAATCACAAAACCTTAAAAACCGAACATGGCGAAAACTTTTTGTCCATTAGTCCCGATGGACGTATTCCTGTCCTGAAACTTCCCACTGACGATGTGATAACGGACTGTGTTGGTACGCTGCATTATATTGCCGACCATTTTTGGCAAAGTGGTGTGTCACCCGCGCCGGATTCTGCCGAACGTGCCCGGTTGAATGCTTTTCTGACCCGTATTGAGCATGAGCTTCATGCTCAATTTTCGCTATTGCAGCAAAAAAGAACGACACCAGATCTGCGTGACGCCGTGATCACCAGACTTTCGGACGAATTTGAGAAATATGAGAAGCTGTTTTCCGATGGTCGACATTATCTGATGGGGCGGCAATTTAGTGTGGCCGATGCCTATTTGCTTGTTGCGATCAATTGGGCTGGCATGATCGGTATTAATACTTTCCGTTGGCCCCATATTGGCGATTTCGGGGACCGAATGCGCGGGCGCACCTCGGTTCTGGCGGCCTTGCGTGCCGAGGGCCTTTTGGTCGATTG is a genomic window containing:
- a CDS encoding short chain dehydrogenase produces the protein MKILLIGASGTIGKAVAAELGARHDIITAGRSSGDVQIDICDLASIRAAYEKVGALDAVVSTAGKVHFGDFAEMDDEKYRIGINDKLMGQVNLVLIGRDYVTDRASFTLTTGILTKDPIRYGSSASMVNGAVEAFVRAAAIEMPAGLRINAVSPGVIAEAMEGYGPFFRGHDPVPAAKAALGYAKSVEGLQTGQIFELF
- a CDS encoding glutathione binding-like protein, translating into MKNAPEYDPAHFFIKLVLFSNYPLRSWGFIPFIARKMTAVGGQVVACEPKRCVKMILFYMPGACSLSTHISLLETGEQFRLVKVNHKTLKTEHGENFLSISPDGRIPVLKLPTDDVITDCVGTLHYIADHFWQSGVSPAPDSAERARLNAFLTRIEHELHAQFSLLQQKRTTPDLRDAVITRLSDEFEKYEKLFSDGRHYLMGRQFSVADAYLLVAINWAGMIGINTFRWPHIGDFGDRMRGRTSVLAALRAEGLLVD
- the gluQRS gene encoding tRNA glutamyl-Q(34) synthetase GluQRS, producing the protein MGDITRFAPSPTGYLHLGHAASALFAAQKAGAGGRFLLRIEDIDQTRCRPEFITAIYDDLAWLGLHWEQPVRIQSAHFSDYQSVLDRLGERGLLYPCFCTRKEIQAEIARIGNAPHGPDGALYPGTCRHLSAMERQERIEAGQSYALRLDMGQAIKQVGKRLYWHDRNAGRQVAVPEIFGDVVLARKDTPTSYHVSVTHDDHLQGISLVTRGEDLFFASHLHRLLQELLGYDVPEYHHHKLLTGPDGKRFAKRDKSETLQSMRETGVSVDDVMARIGTLS
- a CDS encoding LysR family transcriptional regulator, giving the protein MKQYLTEMHSFATVIEQGGFTAAAKVLRVSKGLISQQISRLEEALGTKLLFRSTRRLELTETGAAFLVYCQRLGEAADAGFDAVESLRKSPTGIVRITVPVSFGEIFLNDIIARFQAQNPGIIIELELENRYRDLRADPVDMAIRAGLPDDPDQIAIPLGQLSELVCASPAYWQNHPSVTMPDDLRHHNCINNFHYCKDHRWLFFGKDGPVSVLVDGNLRLNHYPLIRNAVCQGLGIARLPRYIAMTEIDAGRLETRLDEYTSPRSPISLVYPYQGAQPLKNRLFIDFIRNWFHGRPHLLETNTG
- the cobT gene encoding cobaltochelatase subunit CobT is translated as MKNDEALSGFLRGTAATFRALAGRNDLEVGFVKGGRPGGYGEHVRLPMPKQALPKDEVADLRGVADGWALKLRHHDAALHQKRMPESAEAQAVYEALETARYEALGSRYFPGVRKNLRAHEDAECKAKNFHRLTAREDAPFADAIGMLAREMFTGEKAPDSARNLIDLWRSEIEEKAGGDLAELQSLLDDQEAFSRGMRRLLDHLSLEDDLLDDPPEQEGDDQDQQDGEDAPDNEQESQGGEQGDSDETDPDGDDQQQESGADDAESGEGDVDDQQLDAQAQEEQPAGPGEQPEFDGRNEPIERGYEPFTREYDETVFADELCESMELSRLRAMLDKQLAALQSVVSRIANRLQRRLMAQQNRGWDFDLEEGILDAAKLARIVATPSTPLSFKLEHDTDFRDTVVTLLIDNSGSMRGRPITIAALSADILARTLERCGVKVEILGFTTRQWKGGQSREAWVDAGKPPKPGRLNDLRHIIYKAADTPWRRARKNLGLMLREGLLKENIDGEALLWAHDRLLARNEQRRILMVISDGAPVDDSTLSVNSGNYLERHLREVIDWIQTRSPVELLAIGIGHDVTRYYQHAVTINDPEELGGTMLRELSDLFDEKPKRGPKRPLRHVAADTARDKGHGDKDRW